In Longimicrobiales bacterium, a single window of DNA contains:
- a CDS encoding DUF512 domain-containing protein, producing the protein MVRIAEIEAGSIADELNLEIGSRVVRINGERVRDGIDLTFLLSDTEIEVETVNPAGETIVYDIERDPGDPIGIVPAPDTIRECANKCVFCFIDGNPQDARKTLWLRDDDFRLSFTYGSYVTLTNLGPKGLQRLVDQRISPLYVSVHATESEVRERLLVNQRAGLIMDQLRELIAGGLEVHTQIVLCPEWNDGAHLDRTIEDLWGLGGAISSLSVVPVGLTRYNLENPVRLLNPDEAAQAIDRVDEARVRGLAERSNGWCYAADEMYLIAGREVPDVAYYDDGALYENGVGSIRRFVDLFDAGVSSVPRRDGGRIRLVTGGSMAPFIRERTDRLEAATGATVEVVQVRNDYFGESVTIAGLLGGQDILNTLGEGRSGDVIVLPAEALNGDNLFIDNVPLSDFTARLGPAEIRTGYEITEALKSA; encoded by the coding sequence GTGGTCCGCATTGCCGAAATCGAAGCCGGAAGTATCGCCGACGAGTTGAATCTCGAGATCGGCTCACGTGTCGTACGCATCAACGGCGAACGCGTGCGTGATGGTATCGACCTCACGTTTCTCCTGTCAGACACCGAGATCGAAGTCGAGACCGTGAATCCGGCGGGCGAGACGATCGTCTATGACATCGAACGAGATCCCGGTGATCCGATCGGGATCGTGCCTGCGCCCGATACGATTCGGGAGTGCGCCAACAAATGCGTGTTCTGTTTCATCGATGGTAATCCGCAGGACGCGCGGAAGACGCTCTGGCTCCGAGACGATGATTTCAGGCTTTCGTTCACATACGGGAGCTACGTCACGCTCACGAACCTAGGCCCCAAGGGCCTCCAAAGGCTCGTCGACCAGCGGATCTCTCCCCTGTATGTAAGTGTCCACGCGACAGAGTCGGAGGTTCGGGAACGCCTGTTGGTGAACCAGCGCGCGGGCCTCATCATGGATCAACTACGAGAGTTGATCGCTGGGGGGCTCGAGGTCCACACACAAATCGTGCTCTGCCCGGAGTGGAACGATGGGGCCCATCTCGATCGGACGATCGAGGATCTGTGGGGGCTGGGCGGGGCGATTTCGTCGCTTTCTGTAGTTCCAGTCGGGCTGACCCGGTACAACTTGGAAAATCCGGTCCGGCTGTTGAATCCGGATGAGGCGGCGCAAGCGATCGATCGCGTGGATGAAGCCCGTGTGAGAGGGCTGGCTGAGCGAAGCAACGGCTGGTGCTACGCCGCGGACGAGATGTACCTAATCGCAGGGCGAGAAGTCCCGGATGTCGCCTATTACGACGACGGTGCGCTCTATGAGAACGGAGTGGGCTCGATCCGTCGTTTTGTGGACCTGTTCGACGCCGGCGTCAGCTCAGTACCGCGTCGTGACGGCGGCAGGATTCGACTTGTGACGGGTGGCTCCATGGCCCCGTTCATCCGCGAGCGCACCGACCGACTCGAGGCAGCCACAGGCGCAACGGTCGAAGTCGTCCAGGTTCGCAATGATTACTTCGGAGAGTCCGTGACCATTGCGGGCCTCCTAGGCGGTCAAGACATCCTGAACACCCTCGGTGAAGGACGCTCGGGAGATGTGATCGTGCTTCCAGCCGAGGCATTGAACGGTGACAACTTATTTATCGACAACGTACCCCTGAGTGATTTCACGGCACGGCTCGGGCCGGCCGAGATCCGCACGGGCTACGAGATCACAGAGGCCTTGAAGTCCGCATGA
- a CDS encoding MerR family transcriptional regulator, with translation MDANHPIAKKVYYSIGEVCDLSDLKPHVLRYWETQFDVLNPTKNRAGNRVYRSRDVEVVLLVKTLLYDEKYTIEGANQKLIDMRREGGLRSEGHDVVAPEFLTGIKRELEELRDLLSPPVPGS, from the coding sequence ATGGACGCGAACCATCCCATAGCGAAGAAGGTCTACTACTCAATAGGGGAGGTCTGTGACCTTTCCGATCTGAAGCCTCACGTGCTTCGATATTGGGAGACCCAATTCGACGTATTGAACCCGACCAAGAATCGCGCAGGCAACCGGGTGTATCGATCCCGCGACGTCGAAGTGGTACTACTGGTCAAAACGCTGCTGTACGACGAGAAATACACGATCGAAGGAGCCAATCAGAAGCTCATCGACATGCGCCGCGAAGGCGGGCTCCGGTCTGAGGGCCATGACGTTGTTGCGCCTGAATTTTTGACGGGCATCAAGCGCGAGCTCGAAGAGCTTCGCGACCTTCTGTCACCACCGGTGCCGGGAAGCTGA
- the der gene encoding ribosome biogenesis GTPase Der, with amino-acid sequence MSGNLPVVAVVGRPNVGKSTFFNRIIGKRLAIVDDQPGVTRDRNFARADWAGREFYIVDTGGVIEGSDDRLDRSIREQAMHAVDEADVIMFLVDGKAGVHPLDERLAEVLRKTATPVVLVVNKVDNLPTDQSHLDFWSLGMDEPVPVSALSGKGSGDLLDRVLAALPPAEDFEDDENLIRVAIVGKPNVGKSSFVNRLVGEDRVVVSEIAGTTRDPIDTQFKYHGKTLVFVDTAGLRRQSKVKDSLEYYSALRTERVVISSDVCVVLVDASEEELHAQDVRIMQAAWDAGRGVIMLANKWDLVEKDTMTAPDWQKKVRARIPDLQWVPMVFTSAMTGLRIRKCLDLILDVNSERSRRIDTHEVNEILEELVRRQPPPHHRGRPVKVKYGTQVSVRPPTFALFSNFPKAIPAHYVRYLHNGFRDAWTFMGTPIRLRLRGGKDDD; translated from the coding sequence ATGAGTGGAAACCTGCCCGTAGTGGCTGTAGTAGGCCGACCCAACGTCGGAAAATCGACCTTCTTCAACCGGATCATCGGAAAGCGCCTGGCGATCGTAGATGATCAGCCGGGTGTAACCCGGGACCGAAATTTCGCTCGGGCCGACTGGGCCGGTCGTGAATTTTACATCGTCGATACGGGCGGTGTGATAGAAGGAAGCGACGACAGGCTCGACCGTTCGATCCGGGAGCAGGCGATGCACGCGGTCGACGAAGCGGACGTGATCATGTTCCTCGTGGACGGTAAGGCCGGCGTACATCCCCTGGACGAACGGTTAGCGGAGGTCCTCCGGAAGACCGCAACGCCGGTTGTCCTCGTGGTGAACAAGGTCGACAACCTGCCCACCGATCAGAGTCATCTGGACTTCTGGTCGCTCGGCATGGACGAGCCCGTTCCTGTCAGTGCGCTGTCCGGAAAGGGCTCCGGTGACCTGCTGGATCGCGTGCTTGCGGCGTTGCCACCCGCCGAAGACTTCGAGGACGACGAGAACCTGATTCGGGTAGCGATCGTCGGGAAGCCGAACGTGGGCAAGTCCAGCTTTGTGAATCGCCTCGTGGGCGAGGACCGCGTTGTCGTTTCTGAGATTGCGGGTACCACGAGGGACCCGATCGATACCCAGTTCAAATACCACGGCAAAACTTTGGTATTCGTCGATACGGCGGGGCTTCGGAGGCAGTCGAAGGTCAAGGACAGCCTCGAATACTACAGCGCGCTTCGGACCGAGCGAGTCGTGATCTCGTCCGATGTCTGTGTGGTCCTCGTCGATGCCAGTGAGGAGGAGTTACACGCCCAGGACGTTCGCATCATGCAGGCGGCTTGGGATGCCGGTCGGGGGGTGATTATGCTCGCCAACAAGTGGGACCTGGTCGAGAAGGACACCATGACGGCCCCAGACTGGCAGAAAAAGGTGCGGGCACGCATTCCGGACCTGCAATGGGTCCCAATGGTGTTCACGTCGGCGATGACGGGCCTGCGGATTCGGAAGTGCCTCGACCTCATTCTCGACGTGAACTCAGAGAGAAGCCGCCGCATTGATACGCACGAGGTCAACGAGATCCTGGAGGAACTCGTGCGCCGTCAGCCACCGCCGCATCATCGTGGCCGCCCGGTAAAGGTCAAATATGGGACCCAGGTCTCTGTGAGGCCCCCCACCTTCGCACTTTTTTCCAACTTCCCGAAGGCGATCCCCGCGCACTATGTTCGGTACCTGCACAACGGCTTCCGCGACGCATGGACGTTCATGGGAACGCCGATCCGACTTCGCCTTCGTGGCGGCAAGGACGACGACTAA
- a CDS encoding M23 family metallopeptidase, which yields MPASMVALGLVACEQAEQVHDRFRDLTPHEAYQESLSDAGLAETALGRDWLTAGRSAVDAAAPVSLPFEEEGFIAAEDPGAMAYRVTVGRGQKLFAEIELESEDGAKVFVDLFRVPASEGDPPRPILSSDSVPGAFVHEPWRGGDFILRLQPELLRGGQYRVRLRLDAQLAFPVEGHGMRAVQSVFGVEREGGRRRHDGVDIFARRGTPVLATSAGVVNRVDVTNLGGKVVWLRDPVRNSNIYFAHLDSQHVANGDRVQTGDTLGFVGNSGNARTTPPHLHFGVYRRGEGPVDPSPFLRTTSGRMADMTADLDQLGSWVRLRNDGIRLRAAPSARSDVLREMLQYTPLRVLAGSGGYYRVRLPDGTQGYVAARLTESADQPVSSQVVASGESVRARPATNAPVIAQFAAGTEVPVLGRFQGYLYVRSPDGTTGWIADGQQ from the coding sequence GTGCCGGCCAGTATGGTCGCGCTCGGGCTTGTAGCCTGCGAGCAAGCGGAGCAGGTGCATGATCGCTTTCGCGACCTGACGCCGCATGAGGCCTATCAAGAGAGTCTTTCCGATGCGGGGCTCGCGGAAACTGCCCTAGGGCGTGACTGGCTCACCGCAGGCCGCTCCGCTGTCGATGCGGCGGCTCCGGTCAGCCTCCCGTTCGAGGAGGAGGGCTTCATCGCGGCCGAAGATCCGGGAGCGATGGCGTATCGGGTCACCGTCGGGCGTGGCCAAAAGTTGTTTGCAGAGATCGAGCTCGAGAGCGAGGATGGCGCAAAGGTCTTCGTAGACCTTTTCAGAGTCCCTGCATCAGAGGGTGACCCGCCTAGGCCGATTCTATCTTCCGACTCCGTGCCGGGAGCGTTCGTGCACGAGCCATGGCGCGGCGGAGACTTCATTCTTCGGCTTCAGCCTGAGCTCCTGCGCGGAGGCCAGTACCGTGTTCGGCTTCGGCTCGATGCCCAGCTCGCCTTCCCCGTCGAAGGCCACGGCATGCGAGCCGTGCAAAGCGTGTTCGGCGTCGAGCGTGAAGGGGGCCGCCGACGTCACGATGGGGTCGACATCTTCGCGCGCCGCGGCACACCCGTGCTCGCGACGTCGGCAGGTGTGGTCAATCGGGTAGACGTGACCAATCTGGGCGGCAAGGTAGTCTGGCTTCGGGACCCGGTTCGGAACTCAAACATCTACTTCGCTCATCTCGACAGCCAGCATGTGGCGAACGGAGATCGCGTGCAGACCGGGGACACGCTCGGGTTCGTCGGAAATTCCGGAAATGCGCGAACAACCCCGCCCCATCTCCATTTCGGTGTCTACCGCCGAGGTGAGGGTCCGGTTGATCCATCTCCCTTCCTGCGAACGACATCGGGAAGGATGGCCGACATGACCGCGGATCTCGATCAGCTCGGGTCATGGGTTCGTCTTCGGAATGACGGAATCCGACTCCGGGCCGCCCCTAGTGCTCGCTCGGATGTGCTCCGGGAGATGCTTCAATACACCCCGCTTCGCGTTCTCGCCGGGTCCGGAGGCTATTACCGTGTCCGGCTTCCGGATGGCACCCAGGGTTATGTGGCCGCTCGCCTGACGGAGTCAGCGGACCAGCCTGTGTCTTCGCAAGTCGTGGCTAGCGGAGAGTCCGTTCGTGCCCGTCCGGCCACAAACGCTCCGGTGATAGCTCAATTCGCCGCCGGGACGGAGGTTCCAGTCCTCGGACGGTTCCAGGGCTATCTCTACGTCCGATCGCCGGACGGCACCACCGGTTGGATCGCGGACGGTCAGCAGTAG
- a CDS encoding NAD(P)-dependent glycerol-3-phosphate dehydrogenase, giving the protein MTAPLRATVIGAGSWGTALAMTLVESGHDVRIWSYEDDVAESINERGENPYLTGVDLPRSLRAETEIATAVQDAELVVSVSPSQVVGAVMSQAAPYLRSDAVLVSASKGIELGTLRRMDEVLTDVVAPEIMQRFCALSGPSFAKEVAEGAPTAVVVASRHEATAAWVQAAFQTPWFRVYTNLDVIGVELGGALKNVVALAAGVTAGLGHGHNTSTALMTRGLAEMARLGVAMGASQATFYGLAGMGDLVLTCTGSLSRNRTVGYRLGQGERLADILADMTAVAEGVKTAGAVYELSKRHGVEMPIAEQVHAIVGEGRSPAEAVRALMLRDPKPEVWS; this is encoded by the coding sequence ATGACGGCTCCCCTTCGGGCGACTGTTATTGGCGCAGGTTCATGGGGTACGGCTCTCGCGATGACTCTTGTTGAGAGTGGTCATGACGTCCGGATCTGGTCCTACGAGGACGATGTCGCCGAGTCGATCAACGAGAGGGGCGAGAACCCGTACTTGACTGGGGTCGACCTGCCTCGGTCGTTGCGAGCCGAAACCGAAATTGCAACAGCGGTCCAGGATGCCGAGCTGGTGGTGTCCGTGAGCCCGTCGCAGGTTGTTGGGGCTGTGATGTCTCAGGCTGCCCCGTATCTACGGTCCGACGCAGTGCTTGTAAGCGCATCCAAGGGGATCGAGCTGGGCACTCTCCGGCGAATGGACGAGGTCCTGACTGACGTGGTCGCTCCTGAGATCATGCAAAGGTTCTGCGCTCTTTCTGGTCCGAGCTTCGCGAAAGAGGTCGCGGAGGGTGCCCCCACCGCCGTGGTTGTGGCGAGCCGACACGAGGCCACGGCCGCCTGGGTGCAGGCTGCCTTCCAGACGCCCTGGTTTCGAGTCTATACCAATCTCGATGTGATCGGCGTGGAGTTGGGTGGGGCCCTCAAAAATGTGGTGGCCCTCGCGGCTGGTGTCACAGCCGGGCTCGGTCATGGACACAACACCTCTACAGCGCTCATGACGCGAGGACTCGCTGAGATGGCCCGGCTCGGGGTCGCGATGGGAGCTAGTCAGGCTACTTTTTACGGACTCGCTGGAATGGGCGACCTCGTGCTCACATGCACCGGGTCCTTGAGTCGGAATCGGACAGTCGGGTACCGCCTGGGGCAGGGGGAACGCCTGGCCGATATCCTCGCGGACATGACTGCCGTTGCCGAAGGCGTGAAGACGGCGGGGGCAGTGTATGAGCTGTCAAAGCGTCACGGAGTAGAGATGCCGATCGCCGAGCAGGTGCACGCGATCGTAGGAGAGGGGCGCAGCCCTGCTGAGGCTGTGCGCGCCCTGATGTTGCGGGATCCGAAGCCCGAAGTGTGGTCTTGA
- the surE gene encoding 5'/3'-nucleotidase SurE produces the protein MLCTNDDGYLSRGIDVLARASARLGSVTTVAPDREQSASSNSLTLHYPLRARRSRDAAWIVDGTPTDCVILAVNELLEVRPDVCVSGVNHGSNMGEDVLYSGTVAAAMEATVMGIPAIALSYCGEFPEELDGCEDLVVGVISSILKQGSFPEDTLFNVNLPAIPPSEVKGIRVTSLGRRRYADSITRANDPSGKEYYWIGGGAVHWRGPADSDFQAVDDGYVSVTPLHLDLTNYKLLEDIRTWDLTL, from the coding sequence ATTCTCTGCACGAATGATGACGGGTATCTCTCTCGGGGCATCGATGTCTTGGCCCGGGCGTCGGCACGCCTCGGGTCCGTTACGACTGTCGCCCCCGACCGGGAGCAGAGTGCCTCGAGCAATTCTCTTACATTGCACTATCCGTTGCGTGCGAGACGGTCGAGGGACGCAGCCTGGATTGTCGACGGCACCCCCACCGATTGTGTGATCCTGGCGGTCAACGAACTGCTTGAGGTGCGCCCAGATGTGTGTGTGTCTGGCGTGAATCATGGATCGAACATGGGCGAGGACGTTCTCTACTCAGGGACGGTAGCAGCCGCGATGGAAGCGACCGTCATGGGGATCCCCGCCATCGCCCTATCCTATTGCGGTGAATTCCCGGAGGAACTCGACGGATGCGAAGATCTCGTCGTTGGCGTCATCTCCTCGATCCTGAAGCAGGGCTCGTTTCCGGAAGACACGCTCTTCAATGTGAACCTGCCGGCGATTCCCCCGTCCGAGGTGAAGGGCATCCGGGTTACATCACTGGGCCGACGCCGATACGCAGATTCGATCACGCGCGCTAATGACCCGTCGGGCAAAGAGTATTACTGGATTGGCGGCGGGGCCGTCCACTGGAGAGGACCCGCGGACTCGGACTTCCAAGCTGTTGATGACGGCTACGTCTCCGTGACGCCACTGCATCTAGATCTCACGAACTACAAGCTGCTCGAGGATATCCGCACGTGGGATCTGACGCTTTGA
- the plsY gene encoding glycerol-3-phosphate 1-O-acyltransferase PlsY, with the protein MIYAFLGLSYLLGATPTSYWVGRVFHGLDLREHGSGNLGATNALRVLGMKSALPVVFVDVAKGWIPVWLFADLVGAGFEWAFAYGIAAILGHMFSFWVGFKGGKGMATSAGVFLGFAPLAVLAGFVLWLGFTLPTGYVSLGSIVSAGTLPFLIYLTPHQGGDALVLFSAPLAVFVVWKHRANIGRLRRGEENRFGVRGTRPSQAPDEREPAPAITPGDPEQPRTGTI; encoded by the coding sequence GTGATCTATGCCTTCCTCGGGCTCTCGTATCTCCTTGGAGCGACGCCGACCAGTTATTGGGTTGGGCGGGTGTTCCACGGCTTGGATCTACGTGAGCACGGGTCAGGTAATCTCGGTGCCACCAATGCGTTACGTGTCTTGGGTATGAAGTCAGCGCTTCCCGTGGTTTTCGTCGATGTCGCAAAGGGATGGATTCCGGTGTGGCTGTTCGCGGACCTGGTGGGCGCCGGATTCGAATGGGCCTTTGCCTACGGGATTGCGGCGATTCTGGGCCACATGTTCAGCTTCTGGGTGGGCTTCAAGGGCGGAAAGGGGATGGCCACGAGCGCGGGGGTCTTCCTGGGATTTGCCCCTCTGGCAGTACTCGCTGGGTTCGTCCTGTGGCTCGGCTTCACTTTACCCACGGGCTACGTATCCCTTGGATCGATCGTCTCGGCAGGCACCCTCCCTTTCCTCATCTATTTGACGCCTCATCAGGGCGGGGACGCTCTCGTTCTCTTTTCGGCTCCACTTGCCGTCTTCGTGGTCTGGAAGCATCGGGCGAACATCGGGAGGTTACGCCGCGGCGAGGAGAACCGTTTCGGTGTCCGCGGAACCCGTCCGTCGCAGGCTCCTGATGAAAGGGAGCCCGCTCCTGCAATCACCCCGGGCGATCCCGAACAACCTCGAACGGGTACGATATGA